The sequence CGCAGCTGCGCGAGGTAGCTGCGACGCGTGCGCCAGAGCGCCTGCACCTCGTCTTCGGTCCGACGCAGTTCATCGCGCACGCCCTGCAGCAGCTTGTCGGCTTCGGCCTGCGCTTCCCGCAGAATGAGCTGGGCTTCGCGCTCGGCCTGCTCCTTGATTTCGCCACGCAATTGCTGCGCACTCACGAGCGCCTCGTTCAGCGCCTTGTCGCGATCCCGAAACGACTTCAGCTGCTCATGAAAGTTGCGCGCCTTCTGATCGAGCTCCTGATTGGCGCGCGACATGCGCTCCAGTTCCTCGGCAACCTGCTCGCGGAACTGGTCCACACGTGCGCGGTCGTAGCCACGCAGTGCGTTGCCGAAATCGAAGCGCCGCGCGTCCAGCGCGGTGAGATGGAAGCCTTGGTAGCCGTCGTCCGCCATGCGAATTCCTGGGTGAATCAGGTCCGACTGCCGAACAGCACTGTGCCCAGCCGTACGTGCGTTGCGCCTTCTTCGACAGCGACTTCGTAGTCGCCCGACATGCCCATGCTCAGCCACTCGGCGCCAAACCCGGCCGCCTGCAGCTGTGTCCGCGCGTCCCGCGTGCCACGAAAGACAGCGCGCAACACCGACTCGTCGGCATCGAACGGCGCCATCGTCATGACACCCCGAACCCGCAGATTGCTGCATACGTGGAGGCGCTCAGCGATGGTTGGCAGGTCGTGCGGCGCGAACCCACTCTTGGTGGACTCGCCGCTCACGTTGACCTGCACCAGCACTTCGAGCACCCGCTGCGCC is a genomic window of Gemmatimonas sp. containing:
- a CDS encoding DivIVA domain-containing protein; the encoded protein is MADDGYQGFHLTALDARRFDFGNALRGYDRARVDQFREQVAEELERMSRANQELDQKARNFHEQLKSFRDRDKALNEALVSAQQLRGEIKEQAEREAQLILREAQAEADKLLQGVRDELRRTEDEVQALWRTRRSYLAQLRHHLERQLTELNAAESEPIPDFTTPRTMSAVRAEPSVVQEIRELPRRPAAPTPSWLDVVEDDS